In Polaribacter sp. Hel_I_88, the following proteins share a genomic window:
- a CDS encoding carboxypeptidase-like regulatory domain-containing protein has product MKKILLIAIFLVSWVSTAQINLTGIVKDSIGTPLEMANVIALDTVAKRIASYGFTDANGSFKLELAKNTTYNIKISYIGFKEISEFVRTSDKNITKTYTMVEDNMLDGINIVSKMPVRIKGDTIIYDADSFKNGSERKLKDVLEKLPGVEINDAGQIEVEGKPVEKIMVDGKEFFSGDTKLATENIPSNAVDKIEVLRNFSSVNQLSGVQDNQNRVAINIKLKEGKKNFWFGDVYAGAGASPNDGLYLFQPKLFYYTPKYTINIIGDINNIGEAVLDRGDLRSFTGGFRSQSPSNGTNINLASAGIGFLTANARNANRIETKLTALNFSYSPNPKLDLSGYLIWSGNSNGRRNRNIINYNDASIQDDVTDNTTDQTSNSGLFNFKSVYKKNIDNQINYDLNGRFTNEFRTDNGTSQVIGNNVPILENENATPFTINQNLSYFYTASATSIFALEVQHQIQDEDPFYVSSLENFDQDPNNNADGFDSAADVLGLDKTQQFYTLEQDRRVKSNQLDAKLDYYYIINKKSNFNFVGGTILSRQNFDSRFFQILDNQNTLNPSLNIPNVPNASTTNDVEYNFTDLYGGMRYRVKSGIFTFRPGFTLHSYNLNNTQAGITPDFSDSFTRFLPELNIIAQFKQSESLELNYREQVNFTDVNQVAQGIVANSFSSFFFGNNDIMNARVQTASLNYRSFNLFNNTFVFGGLTYNKTMEQISTIADFVPDANNPNLRSIVSTNTNLNLPFDIESISAFGRVTKTFGKIRTSLGANYTDAEFFQLFGQTTTQINTKNYSLTPSIRTNFRKAPNVSLNYRASFSDQDRTELNSGIISTFETVTHAPSLNFDAYIWNSLTVKTDFTYNEVRQNGQHQNSFKIWDFSMSYRKDRDAKWEYELEASNILGTESNIRVNNGNISNSINETFILPRLITFRLRYQL; this is encoded by the coding sequence ATGAAAAAAATACTACTAATCGCCATATTTTTGGTGTCTTGGGTTTCAACTGCCCAAATTAATTTAACTGGAATTGTTAAAGATTCTATTGGTACTCCTTTAGAAATGGCAAATGTAATTGCTTTAGATACTGTTGCTAAAAGAATTGCTTCTTATGGTTTTACAGATGCTAATGGAAGTTTTAAACTAGAATTAGCAAAAAATACTACGTACAATATAAAAATAAGTTATATCGGTTTTAAAGAAATCAGTGAATTTGTAAGGACTAGTGATAAAAATATCACTAAAACTTATACGATGGTAGAAGATAACATGCTAGATGGTATTAACATCGTATCTAAAATGCCTGTTAGAATAAAAGGTGATACTATTATTTACGATGCAGATTCTTTTAAAAATGGGTCTGAAAGAAAACTAAAAGATGTTTTAGAAAAATTACCAGGAGTTGAAATAAATGATGCAGGTCAAATTGAAGTTGAAGGAAAACCTGTAGAAAAAATAATGGTAGATGGTAAAGAATTTTTTAGTGGAGATACTAAGTTAGCCACAGAAAACATACCTTCTAATGCCGTTGATAAAATTGAGGTTTTAAGAAATTTTTCTAGTGTAAACCAATTAAGTGGCGTACAAGACAATCAAAACAGAGTTGCTATCAATATTAAACTAAAAGAAGGTAAAAAGAATTTCTGGTTTGGTGATGTTTATGCTGGGGCTGGTGCCTCACCTAATGATGGTTTATATTTATTTCAACCGAAACTATTTTATTATACTCCAAAATATACAATTAATATTATTGGAGATATTAATAATATAGGAGAAGCTGTTTTAGATAGAGGAGATTTAAGATCTTTTACAGGTGGTTTTCGAAGTCAAAGTCCATCAAATGGTACAAATATTAATTTAGCTAGTGCAGGTATTGGTTTTTTAACTGCAAATGCCAGAAATGCAAATAGAATAGAGACGAAGTTAACTGCGTTAAACTTTAGTTATTCACCAAATCCAAAGTTAGATTTAAGTGGATATTTAATTTGGTCAGGAAACTCTAATGGACGACGTAATAGAAATATTATAAACTATAATGATGCATCAATACAAGACGATGTTACAGATAATACAACAGATCAAACTAGTAATTCTGGATTATTTAATTTTAAATCAGTTTATAAAAAAAATATAGATAACCAAATAAATTATGATTTGAATGGACGTTTTACAAATGAGTTTAGAACTGATAATGGTACTTCGCAAGTGATTGGTAATAACGTACCAATTTTAGAAAATGAAAATGCAACACCATTTACTATCAATCAGAATTTAAGTTATTTTTACACAGCAAGTGCAACTAGCATTTTTGCATTAGAAGTACAGCATCAAATACAAGACGAAGATCCATTTTATGTATCTTCTTTAGAAAATTTTGACCAAGATCCAAATAATAATGCAGATGGATTTGATTCTGCAGCAGATGTGTTAGGGCTAGATAAAACACAACAATTTTATACTTTAGAACAAGACAGGCGTGTAAAGTCTAATCAATTAGATGCGAAGTTAGACTACTATTACATCATTAATAAAAAGAGTAACTTTAACTTTGTTGGAGGGACTATTTTAAGCAGACAGAACTTTGACTCAAGATTTTTTCAAATATTAGATAATCAAAATACTCTCAATCCAAGTTTAAATATTCCAAATGTACCTAATGCCAGTACTACCAATGATGTAGAATATAATTTTACAGATTTATATGGAGGAATGCGTTACAGAGTAAAATCAGGAATCTTTACCTTTAGACCAGGATTTACGCTACATTCTTATAATTTGAATAATACTCAAGCAGGCATAACACCTGATTTTAGCGATAGCTTTACTAGATTTTTACCTGAATTAAATATAATAGCTCAATTTAAACAAAGCGAAAGTTTAGAGTTAAATTATAGAGAGCAAGTTAATTTTACAGATGTAAACCAAGTTGCACAAGGTATTGTAGCAAATAGTTTCAGTTCTTTTTTCTTTGGAAATAATGATATTATGAATGCTAGAGTACAAACTGCAAGTTTAAATTATAGAAGCTTTAATTTGTTTAATAATACATTTGTTTTTGGGGGTCTTACTTACAATAAAACTATGGAGCAAATATCTACAATTGCAGATTTTGTGCCAGATGCAAATAATCCAAATTTAAGATCTATAGTCTCTACAAATACCAATTTAAATTTACCTTTTGATATAGAAAGTATATCTGCTTTTGGACGTGTAACAAAAACTTTTGGTAAAATTAGAACAAGTTTAGGAGCTAATTATACAGATGCTGAGTTTTTTCAGCTATTTGGACAAACCACAACTCAAATAAATACCAAAAATTATTCATTAACACCAAGTATTAGAACTAATTTTAGAAAAGCACCAAATGTAAGTTTAAATTATAGAGCTTCATTTTCAGATCAAGATAGAACAGAATTAAATAGCGGCATAATTTCTACTTTTGAAACTGTTACTCATGCACCTTCTTTAAATTTTGATGCTTATATTTGGAACTCGTTAACAGTAAAAACAGATTTTACATATAACGAAGTAAGACAAAATGGTCAACATCAAAATTCATTTAAAATTTGGGATTTCTCAATGTCTTATAGAAAAGATAGAGATGCAAAATGGGAGTATGAATTAGAAGCAAGTAACATTTTAGGAACAGAATCTAACATAAGAGTGAACAATGGAAATATTTCAAACTCTATAAACGAAACCTTTATCTTACCAAGGTTGATTACATTTAGATTACGTTATCAATTATAA
- a CDS encoding GLPGLI family protein — MKSIFTFFIAFLTITTFAQKDFQGKATYMSKTSMDMNRFGNQMSEQQKKQMMERMKSFLEKTYILTFNKNESSFKEEAKLDAPGTQGSRWGASNGQGSIYKNLKDREMIEDVEQFSKRFLIVEAMEQPKWELGTESKKIGQYTVYKATMTTVDTKIDWGGIFRRGRNQEKDTTNTEDKEAEKILNVTAWYSPQIPVSSGPESYWGLPGLILELSAGDTVMLCTEIVLNPSDAVEIDKPTKGKEVNRDEYNAIIKEKTEELKERFQNNRGSGRGRF, encoded by the coding sequence ATGAAATCAATTTTTACATTCTTTATAGCATTCTTAACGATTACCACCTTTGCTCAAAAAGATTTTCAAGGTAAAGCTACGTATATGTCTAAAACATCAATGGACATGAATAGATTTGGGAATCAAATGAGCGAGCAACAAAAGAAACAAATGATGGAGCGTATGAAAAGTTTTTTAGAAAAAACATACATTCTAACATTTAATAAAAATGAATCTTCTTTTAAAGAAGAAGCAAAATTAGATGCTCCAGGAACACAAGGCTCAAGATGGGGTGCTAGTAATGGACAAGGTTCTATTTACAAGAATTTAAAAGACCGTGAAATGATTGAAGACGTAGAGCAATTTAGCAAGCGTTTTTTAATTGTTGAAGCTATGGAGCAGCCAAAATGGGAACTAGGTACAGAAAGTAAAAAGATAGGTCAGTACACAGTTTATAAAGCTACAATGACCACTGTTGACACAAAAATTGATTGGGGAGGAATTTTTAGAAGAGGTAGAAATCAAGAAAAAGATACTACCAATACAGAAGATAAAGAAGCTGAAAAGATACTAAACGTTACTGCTTGGTATTCTCCACAAATTCCTGTAAGCTCAGGTCCGGAATCTTATTGGGGCTTACCTGGTTTAATTTTAGAATTAAGTGCTGGAGATACTGTAATGTTATGTACAGAAATTGTATTAAACCCTTCAGATGCTGTAGAAATTGATAAACCTACTAAAGGTAAAGAAGTGAATAGAGACGAATACAATGCCATTATCAAAGAAAAAACAGAAGAACTTAAAGAACGTTTTCAAAATAATAGAGGTAGTGGAAGAGGTAGATTTTAA
- a CDS encoding GLPGLI family protein encodes MKTIITIIALVFITALNAQNFTGKAIYKTSKKSDVKFGEGQEGITDKMREEFQKRLQKMNQKTFILNFDKNTSIYKEEEKLEAPKTKVGSAGIKMISLGGSGSADIYYKNIKQKKFANKTEIMGKAFLVKDKLKEYDWELSSETKNIGQYTCYKATHTKEVENKTISMVNGKTKENITKETVVTTAWYTTQVAISNGPADYQGLPGLILEINDGKNMIVCTEIILNPENATEIKEPTKGKVVSLKKYKKIQKEKSDELMEKMKSRKGIDLGNGINIKMGG; translated from the coding sequence ATGAAAACAATTATAACAATAATAGCATTAGTCTTTATTACAGCATTAAATGCTCAAAATTTTACAGGTAAAGCAATTTATAAAACCAGTAAAAAATCAGATGTAAAATTTGGTGAGGGACAAGAAGGAATAACAGATAAAATGCGAGAGGAGTTTCAAAAAAGACTCCAAAAAATGAATCAAAAAACATTTATTTTGAATTTTGATAAAAATACTTCTATTTACAAAGAAGAAGAAAAGTTAGAAGCACCAAAAACAAAAGTAGGTTCTGCAGGAATTAAGATGATTTCTTTAGGAGGCTCAGGAAGCGCAGATATTTATTATAAAAACATCAAACAAAAAAAGTTTGCAAACAAAACTGAAATTATGGGCAAAGCTTTTTTAGTAAAAGATAAATTAAAGGAGTATGATTGGGAATTATCATCTGAAACAAAAAATATAGGACAGTATACCTGTTATAAAGCTACTCATACAAAAGAAGTAGAAAATAAAACGATAAGTATGGTAAATGGAAAAACTAAAGAAAACATAACTAAAGAAACCGTAGTTACTACTGCTTGGTATACTACTCAAGTTGCAATTAGTAATGGACCAGCTGATTACCAAGGTTTGCCAGGTTTAATCTTAGAAATAAACGATGGTAAAAACATGATTGTTTGTACCGAGATTATTTTAAATCCAGAAAATGCAACAGAAATTAAAGAACCAACTAAAGGGAAGGTAGTTTCTTTAAAGAAATACAAAAAAATTCAAAAAGAAAAATCTGACGAATTGATGGAGAAAATGAAAAGTAGAAAAGGGATTGATTTAGGAAATGGTATCAATATTAAGATGGGAGGCTAG
- a CDS encoding sensor histidine kinase KdpD, producing MENKKYSWIFYLIAVTVFTTIGVQFYWNFKNYEENKQRVTNEIQLSLDNAIEEYYATLAKKDFLTILKPSQDKIDIKFSSEVPFDSLVKNIKKNQTQGIKPKFTINDIKITSDENLSQKQLDSMMYDMKEFATEFNADDSLRKISNKKIDSTLLFTQFTDAKNGFNISKTGVKTTVKYFKGKKSADSLKLIKDLKPMFISFFDSSVDYQKIDSLIDEQLKQKGIDIKTSFHHIKNDTLFHQTKDSILNDETFVVTSKSTYVKDDQNFKLMYNNPNFEAIKRSFGGISLSLLLSLLIISSLFYLLKIINQQKELAIIKNDLISNITHEFKTPIATVSTAIEAIENFNVLDDKEKTKKYLAMSGVQLKKLHQMVEKLLETATLDSEQLLLKKETIDVVEMTERLVHKHQMLANNKELVFSSNLKPIYLHVDVFHFENVISNLIDNAIKYGGNSIEININSILKSTEITIADDGNGIERNQQEKIFDKFYRVPKGNTHDVKGFGIGLYYCKKIIDKHAGNITLNSDKKQTIFKITMPHE from the coding sequence ATGGAAAATAAAAAATATTCTTGGATTTTCTACTTAATTGCTGTTACAGTGTTCACAACAATTGGAGTACAATTTTATTGGAACTTCAAAAATTACGAAGAAAACAAACAACGAGTTACTAACGAAATTCAGTTGAGCTTAGACAATGCTATAGAAGAATATTATGCAACGTTGGCTAAAAAAGACTTTTTAACCATTTTAAAACCAAGTCAAGATAAAATTGATATTAAATTTTCTTCTGAAGTGCCTTTTGACTCTTTAGTAAAGAACATAAAAAAAAATCAAACCCAAGGTATAAAACCAAAATTTACTATTAATGATATAAAAATAACTTCGGATGAAAATTTATCGCAAAAGCAATTAGATTCGATGATGTATGACATGAAGGAATTTGCAACCGAATTTAATGCGGATGATTCTCTTCGAAAAATCTCGAACAAAAAAATAGATTCTACCCTCTTATTTACCCAATTTACAGATGCTAAAAATGGTTTTAACATTAGTAAAACTGGGGTAAAAACCACTGTAAAATACTTTAAAGGAAAAAAATCTGCAGATAGTTTAAAATTGATTAAAGATTTAAAACCCATGTTTATATCTTTTTTTGACAGTTCTGTAGACTATCAAAAAATAGATTCCTTAATTGATGAACAACTTAAACAAAAGGGAATTGATATCAAAACTAGTTTTCATCACATAAAAAATGATACACTTTTTCACCAAACTAAAGACTCTATTTTAAATGATGAAACGTTTGTTGTAACATCAAAATCTACCTACGTAAAAGATGATCAAAATTTTAAATTGATGTATAACAATCCAAATTTTGAGGCTATTAAAAGAAGTTTTGGCGGTATTTCACTTTCACTTTTGTTATCACTTTTAATAATTTCTAGTTTATTTTATTTGTTAAAAATCATCAACCAACAAAAAGAGTTAGCCATTATAAAAAACGATTTAATTAGCAATATTACCCACGAATTTAAAACACCAATTGCTACAGTTTCTACAGCTATTGAAGCTATTGAAAATTTTAATGTTTTAGATGATAAAGAAAAAACCAAAAAATATTTAGCAATGTCTGGTGTACAGCTGAAAAAGTTACATCAAATGGTGGAGAAATTGTTAGAAACTGCTACTTTAGACAGTGAACAATTATTATTGAAAAAAGAAACGATAGATGTTGTTGAAATGACTGAAAGATTAGTTCATAAACATCAAATGTTGGCCAACAATAAAGAGCTCGTTTTTTCATCGAACTTAAAACCAATTTATTTGCATGTTGATGTTTTTCATTTTGAAAATGTGATTTCTAATTTGATAGATAATGCTATTAAATATGGTGGAAATAGCATTGAAATTAATATCAATTCCATTTTAAAATCTACAGAAATAACGATTGCTGATGATGGAAATGGTATTGAAAGAAATCAACAAGAAAAAATATTTGATAAATTTTATAGAGTCCCAAAAGGAAACACACATGATGTAAAAGGTTTTGGAATTGGTTTGTATTATTGTAAAAAAATAATCGATAAACATGCTGGAAACATCACTTTAAATTCTGACAAAAAACAAACCATTTTTAAAATAACAATGCCCCATGAGTAA
- a CDS encoding response regulator transcription factor, translating into MSKIKVLLAEDEASLGMIVKESLESRDFTVFHAENGEEALEMYQTKKPDILVLDVMMPKKDGFTLAKEIRLENKGIPIIFLTAKSQTSDVLEGFNHGGNDYLKKPFSMEELIVRIKALLNRIELKTDVENITIGEYIFNLTKQTLEFSSETEQLTHREAQLLFYLYEKKNAVLDRTFILNKLWGNDDFFNARSMDVFISKLRKKLKKDSNIQILNVRGFGYKLIC; encoded by the coding sequence ATGAGTAAGATAAAAGTACTTTTAGCTGAAGATGAAGCTAGTTTAGGAATGATAGTAAAAGAGAGTTTAGAATCTAGAGATTTTACTGTTTTTCATGCAGAAAATGGCGAAGAAGCTTTAGAAATGTATCAAACAAAAAAACCAGATATTTTGGTGTTGGATGTAATGATGCCCAAAAAAGATGGTTTCACTTTAGCTAAAGAAATCCGATTAGAGAATAAAGGAATTCCGATTATATTTTTAACGGCAAAATCGCAAACCTCAGATGTTTTAGAGGGTTTTAATCATGGTGGAAATGATTATTTAAAAAAACCTTTTTCGATGGAAGAATTAATTGTTAGAATAAAAGCGTTACTCAATAGAATCGAACTAAAAACAGACGTTGAAAATATTACAATTGGTGAGTATATTTTTAATTTAACAAAACAAACCTTAGAATTTTCATCGGAAACTGAACAACTTACCCACAGAGAAGCGCAATTACTTTTTTATCTCTATGAAAAGAAAAATGCGGTTTTAGATAGAACCTTTATTCTGAACAAATTATGGGGAAATGACGATTTTTTTAACGCCAGAAGCATGGATGTTTTTATTAGTAAACTCCGTAAAAAATTAAAGAAAGACAGTAACATTCAAATTTTAAATGTTCGAGGTTTTGGATATAAATTAATTTGTTAG
- a CDS encoding deoxynucleoside kinase yields the protein MHVAIAGNIGAGKTTLTKLLAKHYKWKPHFESVDENPYLDDFYGEMERWSFNLQVYFLNSRFRQILELRETGKNIIQDRTIYEDANIFAPNLHAMGLMTNRDFGNYSSLFELMENLVTPPDLLIYLRADISTLVGQIHKRGREYENSISIDYLSRLNERYEAWISTYTKGKLLVIDVDHLDFVKNQEDLGYIIDRIDSQINGLF from the coding sequence ATGCACGTTGCAATTGCAGGTAATATTGGTGCTGGCAAAACCACCCTCACAAAACTTTTAGCCAAACATTACAAATGGAAACCTCATTTCGAATCTGTGGATGAAAATCCTTACTTAGATGATTTTTATGGCGAAATGGAACGTTGGTCTTTTAACTTACAGGTTTACTTTTTAAATAGTAGGTTTCGCCAAATTTTAGAGTTGAGAGAAACTGGTAAAAACATCATTCAAGATAGAACCATTTACGAAGATGCCAATATTTTTGCGCCCAATTTGCATGCAATGGGTTTAATGACCAATAGAGATTTTGGCAATTACAGTTCATTATTTGAGCTGATGGAAAACTTGGTAACTCCACCAGATTTATTAATTTATTTACGAGCGGATATTTCTACATTGGTTGGACAAATTCACAAACGTGGCAGAGAATATGAAAACTCTATAAGCATCGATTATTTAAGTAGATTAAACGAACGTTATGAAGCTTGGATATCAACTTACACCAAAGGAAAATTATTGGTAATTGATGTGGATCATTTAGATTTTGTGAAGAATCAAGAAGATTTAGGTTATATTATAGATAGAATAGATTCTCAAATAAACGGTTTATTTTAA